The region AACCCAGGCTTCTGCCCGGCTGCTGCGCGTATTCCTTCAACACCTATCTGTCCAAGAAAAAAATGACCTACCCGGAGTTCTTCGACAAAGTAGTGGAAATGGGATCAGTGGGCGCCGACATGACGGTCTACTGGTTCGAGTCAACCCAGCCCGCTTACCTCGCTGACCTGCGGCACCAGGCCTTCAAGCGAGGGATTCCGTTTTCGGGGGCCGCGTGTGGCTCGAGCATGGTGCAGGCCAGTGCCGCCAGGCGGCGTGAGGTGCTGACGGAAATCAAGAAGTGGGTAGACGTTACGGATCGGCTGGGCGCGTCACACTTGCGGATTTTTGGCGGCCCTTTGCCGAAAGGAGTGACGGCGAAGCAGGGAGGCGACTGGGTGGTTGAAACCATGAAACCGGCCTGCGACTATTCCGGCAAGAAGGGCATCACCCTCGGCATCGAAGACCATGAGGGCGTGACCCAGAACGCCGACGTTTGCCTGGAGATTATGCGCCGCGTGGACTCGCCTTATGCGGGCATCAACCTGGACATCACGAATTTCGTGGCCACCCCGAGCGCGGACCCCTACGCCCAAATCAAAGCCTGTCTTCCCTATGCCACGCACAGTCATATTCGCGACCACTTTGAGGACGGCACGCCGGTTGACCTGGAACGCGTCTGGAGACTGTTTGCGGAAGCGGGCTATAAGGGTTACATGTCGGCCGAGTATGAGGGCAAGGAAGATGCCATGACCGGAGTGCCCAGGCTGATGGACAAAATCAAAAAGCTGTGCCGGAAATACTCCACGGCCTGACCCTTCGCGGCAACTCCGGGCCGCCATGCCTCTCGATCCATATGGAAGAAACGACCACAAGGGGAATCAGCCGGAGAGATTTCTTTAAGAAGAGCGCAGCAACCGGCGCCGGCATTGCCACGGTTCGTGCGATTCCCACCATCACTGAGGCCAGCGAAGTTCCAGGGCCGGAGCGAGGCGGTCGTAAGGTCCTGATCATGTCCGACATGGAGGGCGTGGACGGGATCTTCAATTCGGCCGAGCAGTGCAATCCTCTGAAAAGCCCTCGCTGGCAGGAATCCCAAAAGCTGCTGACGGGCGAAGTGAACGCCGCCGTTGATGGACTGATCGCCGGCGGCGCCACGGAGGTTGTTGTCTGGGACGGCCACGATGGCGGTGAGTCACTTTCCGCCGCAGACATCAACCCCAAAGCGCGCCTGCTGATTGGTTCGCCTGTTCCTCCCATCCGTGAATTCGACTCCTCGTTCAGCGCTGTTGTCTTCGTCGGCCAGCACGCCATGGCCGGGGCGAAAGACAGCGTTCTACCCCATTCATTCT is a window of Terriglobia bacterium DNA encoding:
- a CDS encoding sugar phosphate isomerase/epimerase family protein, producing the protein MTDKLARRRFLKTSGLAVAGALSFGCSSQTENKPAESSAAPTTSTEFASREPRLLPGCCAYSFNTYLSKKKMTYPEFFDKVVEMGSVGADMTVYWFESTQPAYLADLRHQAFKRGIPFSGAACGSSMVQASAARRREVLTEIKKWVDVTDRLGASHLRIFGGPLPKGVTAKQGGDWVVETMKPACDYSGKKGITLGIEDHEGVTQNADVCLEIMRRVDSPYAGINLDITNFVATPSADPYAQIKACLPYATHSHIRDHFEDGTPVDLERVWRLFAEAGYKGYMSAEYEGKEDAMTGVPRLMDKIKKLCRKYSTA
- a CDS encoding M55 family metallopeptidase, giving the protein MPEILHGLTLRGNSGPPCLSIHMEETTTRGISRRDFFKKSAATGAGIATVRAIPTITEASEVPGPERGGRKVLIMSDMEGVDGIFNSAEQCNPLKSPRWQESQKLLTGEVNAAVDGLIAGGATEVVVWDGHDGGESLSAADINPKARLLIGSPVPPIREFDSSFSAVVFVGQHAMAGAKDSVLPHSFFFDIQNLWVNGRLVGEIGIRAMIAGEMGVPAIMLAGDSAACIEIRELIPQVECAEVKSGVSSAAGYTLAHPAACELIRETSERAMKRLAEFKPYRVEGPVEVKVEFTTPGAPGPGPRRASRRIDERTVVYTGNNIIDAWFKFGRL